The Fundulus heteroclitus isolate FHET01 chromosome 13, MU-UCD_Fhet_4.1, whole genome shotgun sequence genome contains a region encoding:
- the LOC118565181 gene encoding zinc finger and BTB domain-containing protein 8B-like, translating into MEVPCYLSKLLFELNEQRKRDFFCDCSILVEGRVFKAHRNVLFAGSGYFRALLVHYLQDNGQRYSTASLDIVTADAFSVILDFLYSGRLALNSNNVIEVMSAASYLQMTDLVNFCKEYIHSSLEICNKEKERSTQKEKQADDGAIGPADSGTPSATVSGGAGVRGSGAEAAEVDGGSSLGPEARISTSTPLSTAAATPAGSSRNMDSAYSSREGFTSGSEEQKGHMDQTNLSSASSTALTPELVNPKIEYDPDEELVESPDTKDLAPYPGSSLHGTHHSRLLLQSPSASNERSPLGYSPSFNARQLMEILSRGEGPRGPSLLGDRAGQCFTQGMASSTGGSRMDEGLGFVGTSIMEIQSDWLGEDTGDGLVVPVKLHKCPFCPYTAKQKGIMKRHIRCHTGERPFPCPMCGKRFTRQEHLRTHALSVHRHYWPVSCKSCRRTFTGSGVSPGLRRFGICDSCNCVTTTHEDAAPVDPSSQAEPMVRADGTADWSSFMDDVDEVEVGRVEDLVEKQILERQLAECSDVSHTL; encoded by the exons ATGGAGGTGCCCTGTTACCTGTCCAAACTGCTGTTTGAGCTCAACGAGCAGCGGAAGCGAGACTTCTTCTGCGATTGCAGCATCCTGGTGGAGGGGCGTGTGTTCAAAGCCCACCGCAATGTGCTGTTTGCTGGAAGCGGCTACTTCCGGGCTCTGCTGGTCCACTACCTGCAG GACAACGGACAGCGCTACAGCACAGCGTCGCTGGACATCGTGACGGCCGACGCCTTCTCCGTCATCCTCGACTTCCTCTACTCCGGCCGCTTGGCTCTTAACAGCAACAACGTCATCGAGGTGATGTCAGCAGCTAGCTACCTGCAAATGACCGACTTGGTGAACTTCTGTAAAGAGTACATCCACTCGTCTTTGGAGATCTGCAACAAGGAGAAGGAGAGGAGCACGCAGAAAGAAAAGCAGGCGGACGACGGAGCGATCGGGCCTGCAGACAGCGGAACTCCGTCCGCGACCGTATCAGGTGGCGCGGGCGTAAGAGGGTCTGGCGCAGAGGCTGCAGAGGTAGATGGAGGGTCAAGTTTAGGCCCTGAGGCAAGGATCTCAACAAGCACCCCCTTGTCTACTGCCGCCGCCACCCCTGCAGGCTCCAGTAGAAACATGGACAGTGCTTACTCGTCTAGGGAGGGCTTTACGTCTGGGAGTGAAGAACAAAAGGGTCACATGGATCAGACTAATCTCTCATCCGCCTCATCCACAGCCTTGACTCCGGAGTTGGTAAACCCTAAAATAGAGTACGACCCTGATGAGGAACTCGTAGAGTCCCCCGACACCAAAGACCTTGCACCGTATCCTGGGTCCTCCCTACATGGCACACACCACAGCAGGTTACTTCTCCAAAGTCCCTCAGCCTCCAACGAGCGCTCCCCTTTAGGATACAGCCCTTCGTTTAATGCCCGGCAGCTGATGGAGATTCTGTCCAGAGGAGAAGGCCCCCGAGGGCCCAGTCTTTTAGGGGACCGAGCGGGCCAGTGCTTCACCCAAGGAATGGCCAGCAGCACAGGAGGTAGCAGAATGGATGAAGGTTTAGGCTTTGTTGGGACGTCCATAATGGAGATCCAGTCTGATTGGCTTGGCGAGGACACGG GCGATGGCTTGGTAGTGCCAGTGAAGCTCCACAAGTGCCCTTTCTGTCCATACACTGCCAAGCAGAAAGGAATCATGAAGAGACACATCCGCTGCCACACCGGAGAGAGGCCCTTCCCCTGTCCCATGTGCGGCAAgaggttcacacggcaggagcATCTCCGCACCCACGCCCTTAGT GTCCACAGGCACTACTGGCCCGTTTCGTGCAAGAGCTGCAGGCGAACGTTCACCGGGTCGGGCGTGTCCCCGGGATTGAGGCGCTTCGGCATCTGCGACAGCTGCAACTGTGTGACCACCACGCATGAAGACGCGGCGCCCGTTGACCCCTCGAGCCAGGCCGAGCCCATGGTGCGCGCGGACGGGACCGCAGACTGGTCCAGCTTTATGGACGACGTGGACGAGGTGGAGGTCGGCAGAGTGGAAGACTTGGTGGAGAAACAGATCCTGGAAAGGCAGCTGGCCGAGTGCTCTGATGTTAGTCACACACTGTGA
- the zbtb8b gene encoding zinc finger and BTB domain-containing protein 8B, with protein sequence MEVPCYLSKLLFELNEQRKRDFFCDCSILVEGRVFKAHRNVLFAGSGYFRALLVHYLQDNGQRYSTASLDIVTADAFSVILDFLYSGRLALNSNNVIEVMSAASYLQMTDLVNFCKEYIHSSLEICNKEKERSTQKEKQADDGAIGPADSGTPSATVSGGAGVRGPGAEAAEADGGSSLGPEARISTSTPLSTAAATPAGSSRNMDSAYSSREGFTSGSEEQKGHMDQTNLSSASSTALTPELVNPKIEYDPDEELVESPDTKDLAPYPGSSLHGTHHSRLLLQSPSASNERSPLGYSPSFNARQLMEILSRGEGPRGPSLLGDRAGQCFTQGMASSTGGSRMDEGLGFVGTSIMEIQSDWLGEDTGDGLVVPVKLHKCPFCPYTAKQKGIMKRHIRCHTGERPFPCPMCGKRFTRQEHLRTHALSVHRHYWPVSCKSCRRTFTGSGVSPGLRRFGICDSCNCVTTTHEDAAPVDPSSQAEPMVRADGTADWSSFMDDVDEVEVGRVEDLVEKQILERQLAECSDVSHTL encoded by the exons ATGGAGGTGCCCTGTTACCTGTCCAAACTGCTGTTTGAGCTCAACGAGCAGCGGAAGCGAGACTTCTTCTGCGATTGCAGCATCCTGGTGGAGGGGCGTGTGTTCAAAGCCCACCGCAATGTGCTGTTTGCTGGAAGCGGCTACTTCCGGGCTCTGCTGGTCCACTACCTGCAG GACAACGGACAGCGCTACAGCACAGCGTCGCTGGACATCGTGACGGCCGACGCCTTCTCCGTCATCCTCGACTTCCTCTACTCCGGCCGCTTGGCTCTTAACAGCAACAACGTCATCGAGGTGATGTCAGCAGCTAGCTACCTGCAAATGACCGACTTGGTGAACTTCTGTAAAGAGTACATCCACTCGTCTTTGGAGATCTGCAACAAGGAGAAGGAGAGGAGCACGCAGAAAGAAAAGCAGGCGGACGACGGAGCGATCGGACCTGCAGACAGCGGAACTCCGTCCGCGACCGTATCAGGTGGCGCGGGCGTAAGAGGGCCTGGCGCAGAGGCTGCAGAGGCAGATGGAGGGTCAAGTTTAGGTCCTGAGGCAAGGATCTCAACAAGTACCCCCTTGTCTACTGCTGCCGCCACCCCTGCAGGCTCCAGTAGAAACATGGACAGTGCTTACTCGTCTAGGGAGGGCTTTACGTCTGGGAGTGAAGAACAAAAGGGTCACATGGATCAGACTAATCTCTCATCCGCCTCATCCACAGCCTTGACTCCGGAGTTGGTAAACCCTAAAATAGAGTACGACCCTGATGAGGAACTCGTAGAGTCCCCCGACACCAAAGACCTTGCGCCGTATCCTGGGTCCTCCCTACATGGCACACACCACAGCAGGTTACTTCTCCAAAGTCCCTCAGCCTCCAACGAGCGCTCCCCTTTAGGCTACAGCCCTTCGTTTAATGCCCGGCAGCTGATGGAGATTCTGTCCAGAGGAGAAGGCCCCCGAGGGCCCAGTCTTTTAGGGGACCGAGCGGGCCAGTGCTTCACCCAAGGAATGGCCAGCAGCACAGGAGGCAGCAGAATGGATGAAGGTTTAGGCTTTGTTGGGACGTCCATAATGGAGATCCAGTCTGATTGGCTTGGCGAGGACACGG GTGATGGCTTGGTAGTGCCAGTGAAGCTCCACAAGTGCCCTTTCTGTCCATACACTGCCAAGCAGAAAGGAATCATGAAGAGACACATCCGCTGCCACACCGGAGAGAGGCCCTTCCCCTGTCCCATGTGCGGCAAgaggttcacacggcaggagcATCTCCGCACCCACGCCCTTAGT GTCCACAGGCACTACTGGCCCGTTTCGTGCAAGAGCTGCAGGCGAACGTTCACCGGGTCGGGCGTGTCCCCGGGATTGAGGCGCTTCGGCATCTGCGACAGCTGCAACTGTGTGACCACCACGCATGAAGACGCGGCGCCCGTTGACCCCTCGAGCCAGGCCGAGCCCATGGTGCGCGCGGACGGGACCGCAGACTGGTCCAGCTTTATGGACGACGTGGACGAGGTGGAGGTCGGCAGAGTGGAAGACTTGGTGGAGAAACAGATCCTGGAAAGGCAGCTGGCCGAGTGCTCTGATGTCAGTCACACACTGTGA
- the LOC105919524 gene encoding tissue alpha-L-fucosidase: protein MAAVFLLLVALASPAAARYTPDWASLDGRPLPSWYDEAKLGIFVHWGVFSVPGFDSEWFWWHWQGQQPPDPKCVSYMSKNYPPGFSYPEFAPHFRAQFFNPEEWADIFKASGAKYVVLTAKHHEGFTNWRSPYSWNWNSVDTGPYRDLVGELGDAVRNRSLHYGLYNSLYEWFNPLYLEDKKNGFKTQKFVMQKLLPELYNMVVRYRPEVIWSDGDWEAPDAYWNSTQFLAWLYNDSPVKDAVVTNDRWGAGCACKHGGFYNCEDKYTPGQLPKHKWEKCTSVDTLSWGYRRNMKLQELMDLPAIVYDLVSTVALGGNYLLNVGPTADGTIPPVFEERLRGLGAWLETNGEAIFATKPWRVQLENATVPVWYTSKGPTVYAIITARPPMSTLKLSIPKTSAATKVTLLGTPSPLPWAPVYPNAGLTILLPELPSTAAQAWALKLDAVQ, encoded by the exons ATGGCTGCCGTCTTCCTTCTCCTCGTCGCCTTGGCGTCTCCCGCTGCGGCTCGTTACACGCCCGACTGGGCGAGCCTGGACGGCAGACCGCTGCCCTCTTGGTACGACGAGGCCAAGCTGGGCATTTTTGTCCACTGGGGCGTGTTTTCAGTGCCCGGCTTCGACAGCGAGTGGTTCTGGTGGCACTGGCAGGGTCAGCAGCCGCCCGACCCGAAGTGCGTGAGCTACATGTCCAAGAACTACCCGCCCGGCTTCAGCTACCCGGAGTTCGCCCCTCACTTCCGCGCTCAGTTCTTCAACCCGGAGGAGTGGGCGGACATCTTCAAAGCCTCTGGCGCAAA ataTGTTGTCCTGACTGCCAAACACCACGAAGGATTCACCAACTGGAGGTCTCCGTACTCCTGGAACTGGAACTCTGTGGACACGGGTCCTTACAGGGACCTGGTGGGAGAGCTGGGGGACGCAGTGCGCAACAG ATCGCTGCACTATGGCCTCTACAACTCCTTGTATGAATGGTTCAACCCCCTGTACTTGGAAGACAAGAAGAACGGATTCAAAACCCAAAAGTTTGTGATGCAGAAACTGCTCCCTGAGCTCTACAACATGGTCGTAAG GTACAGACCTGAGGTGATCTGGTCCGACGGCGACTGGGAAGCACCCGACGCCTACTGGAACTCCACCCAGTTCCTGGCGTGGCTCTACAACGACAGCCCGGTCAAA GATGCTGTTGTGACCAATGATCGATGGGGAGCCGGCTGCGCCTGCAAACACGGTGGCTTTTATAACTGCGAGGACAAATACACCCCAGGACAGCTGCCCAAGCACAAGTGGGAGAAGTGCACATCTGTGGACACTTTATCCTGGGGATACCGTCGaaacatgaagctccaagaactGATGGACCTGCCTGCTATTGTTTAC GATCTGGTCAGCACGGTGGCTCTCGGAGGTAACTATCTCCTCAACGTGGGTCCCACAGCCGATGGGACCATCCCCCCAGTGTTTGAGGAGAGGCTGAGGGGGCTGGGGGCGTGGCTTGAAACCAATGGGGAGGCCATCTTTGCCACCAAACCCTGGAGAGTCCAACTGGAAAACGCCACTGTGCCAGTGTG GTATACCTCAAAAGGTCCAACAGTCTACGCCATTATAACAGCCAGACCCCCAATGAGCACGCTGAAGCTGTCGATCCCCAAAACATCAGCAGCAACTAAG GTGACCCTCTTGGGAACTCCATCGCCGTTACCCTGGGCTCCGGTCTACCCCAATGCAGGTCTCACCATCCTGTTACCTGAGCTACCCTCCACTGCCGCTCAAGCATGGGCACTCAA